In one Polaribacter sp. ALD11 genomic region, the following are encoded:
- a CDS encoding D-alanyl-D-alanine carboxypeptidase/D-alanyl-D-alanine-endopeptidase: MLKKGLLSLLVILFFTHCKSAKIAKNLTKNVTSSFYKNQFTGIYIYDVTADKVVYNYQAEKYFTPASNTKIFTLFAGLELLPDSIPAFKYAVNKDTITIKGTGDPTFLHPFFKDSTALKKIKAFKKVHLIVDNISDKRYGPGWAWEDFDSYFSPEKSAFPMYGNVVNLQNENDLNVAPQFFKKDLKITEEGYGREELENNFYFSKNRTRETEIPMIIDSLLIANLWNDIAPNKVAIIKESNIHPVTTAYSIPKDSLFKRMMEVSDNFLAEQILILVSSTLSDTLSSSKVRKHILENQLKDLQQKPRWVDGSGLSRYNLFSPISFVEVLTKLYKEIPEERLFQFFPVGGASGTLKNWFSGKSKPYIHAKSGTLGNNYNLSGYLLTKSGKVLIFSFMNNHYLHANNAVKEKMQTTFEWLRDTY; the protein is encoded by the coding sequence ATGCTTAAAAAAGGACTACTAAGTTTGTTGGTTATTTTATTTTTCACTCATTGTAAGTCAGCAAAAATCGCTAAAAATCTGACCAAAAACGTAACTTCTTCCTTTTATAAAAATCAATTTACAGGAATTTATATATATGATGTAACCGCAGATAAAGTTGTTTATAATTACCAAGCAGAAAAGTATTTTACCCCCGCAAGTAACACTAAAATATTTACGCTGTTTGCAGGTTTAGAATTGTTACCAGACTCTATACCTGCGTTTAAATATGCGGTTAATAAAGATACTATTACTATTAAAGGAACAGGAGATCCAACTTTTTTACATCCTTTTTTTAAAGATAGTACCGCCTTAAAAAAGATAAAAGCCTTTAAAAAAGTTCATTTAATTGTTGATAATATTTCTGATAAAAGATACGGACCTGGTTGGGCTTGGGAAGATTTTGATAGTTATTTTAGCCCAGAAAAAAGTGCTTTTCCTATGTATGGAAACGTAGTTAACCTACAGAATGAAAATGATTTAAATGTTGCTCCTCAGTTTTTTAAGAAGGATTTAAAAATTACAGAAGAAGGCTACGGAAGAGAAGAGCTGGAAAATAATTTTTATTTCAGTAAAAATAGAACGCGTGAAACAGAAATACCTATGATTATAGACTCTTTATTAATTGCAAATCTATGGAATGATATTGCACCTAATAAAGTAGCTATTATTAAAGAATCTAACATACATCCGGTAACAACAGCCTATAGCATTCCTAAAGACTCTCTCTTTAAAAGAATGATGGAAGTGAGTGATAATTTTTTGGCAGAACAGATTCTAATTTTAGTATCCTCTACACTTTCAGATACTTTAAGCTCTTCTAAGGTTAGAAAACACATTTTAGAAAATCAACTAAAAGACTTACAACAAAAACCACGTTGGGTAGATGGTTCGGGTTTAAGTAGGTACAATTTATTTTCGCCGATTTCTTTTGTTGAAGTATTAACGAAGCTGTATAAAGAAATTCCAGAAGAAAGGTTGTTTCAATTTTTTCCTGTTGGCGGAGCATCTGGTACGTTAAAAAACTGGTTTTCTGGAAAATCTAAACCTTATATTCATGCAAAATCGGGCACTTTGGGTAATAATTACAATCTAAGTGGTTATTTATTGACCAAGTCGGGAAAAGTCTTAATATTTAGTTTTATGAACAACCATTATTTACATGCTAACAATGCTGTAAAAGAAAAAATGCAAACTACTTTTGAGTGGTTAAGAGATACGTATTAG
- a CDS encoding XRE family transcriptional regulator translates to MNNFLIGIGKRIKAIRNKQKITISTLATIAGVSNGLISRIENGRTIPSLPVLLELISALEIDASTFFEGVESKAGAKYILTKKNEQQFIEKETEAKGFTYHQIFGKSLNAIGFEAVILTVATNSFREKVTTDAWEFKYILSGTCKYIIDNEEVIVAEGDSLYFNGRLPHVPVNTSNNSCTMLVLYFYSENN, encoded by the coding sequence ATGAATAATTTTTTAATTGGTATTGGAAAAAGAATAAAAGCCATTAGAAATAAGCAAAAAATTACAATTAGTACTTTGGCTACAATTGCTGGTGTTAGTAATGGTCTTATTTCTAGAATAGAAAACGGTAGAACAATACCCTCTTTACCTGTTTTATTAGAGTTAATTAGTGCTTTAGAAATAGATGCCAGTACCTTTTTTGAAGGTGTAGAAAGTAAAGCGGGCGCAAAATATATTTTAACTAAAAAAAATGAACAACAGTTTATAGAAAAAGAAACTGAAGCCAAAGGGTTTACTTATCATCAAATTTTTGGGAAAAGTTTAAATGCTATAGGCTTTGAAGCTGTTATTCTAACTGTTGCAACAAACTCTTTTAGAGAAAAAGTTACTACAGACGCCTGGGAATTTAAGTATATTTTAAGTGGTACTTGTAAATACATAATAGACAATGAAGAAGTTATTGTAGCAGAAGGCGATTCATTATATTTTAACGGTAGGCTGCCTCATGTGCCAGTAAACACAAGCAATAATAGCTGTACAATGCTTGTGTTATATTTCTATTCTGAAAATAATTAA
- a CDS encoding phosphonatase-like hydrolase, which translates to MNKIKMVVLDMAGTTINENNVVYKTLYKVIENADVEVSLKTVLEVGAGKEKHQAIKDILAHVKADKKQDSLILFESFKKELHEAYKVLDIKPIKGVTETILNLRNKGILVVLNTGYNSLVANNLLQKINWQKGQHYDALITASDVVNGRPHPDMIVKAMALFNITDASLVLKAGDSVIDIEEGKNAKCGITVGVLSGAQTRNQLEKIKPTYILESLATLETIL; encoded by the coding sequence ATGAATAAAATTAAGATGGTAGTTTTAGACATGGCAGGAACTACAATAAACGAAAACAATGTTGTTTACAAAACACTTTATAAAGTTATTGAAAATGCAGATGTAGAGGTTTCTCTAAAAACGGTTTTAGAGGTTGGGGCTGGTAAAGAAAAACATCAAGCAATTAAAGATATTTTAGCACATGTAAAAGCAGATAAAAAACAAGATTCATTAATACTATTTGAAAGTTTTAAAAAAGAGCTGCATGAGGCTTATAAGGTTTTAGATATCAAACCTATAAAAGGAGTTACAGAAACAATTTTAAACTTAAGAAATAAAGGTATTTTAGTTGTTCTAAATACAGGTTACAATAGTTTGGTTGCAAATAATTTATTACAGAAAATTAACTGGCAAAAAGGGCAACATTATGATGCTTTAATAACTGCTAGTGATGTAGTAAACGGAAGACCACACCCAGATATGATTGTAAAAGCAATGGCATTATTTAATATTACAGATGCTAGTTTGGTTTTAAAAGCAGGAGATTCTGTTATAGATATTGAAGAAGGAAAAAATGCAAAATGTGGTATTACAGTTGGTGTTTTATCTGGTGCTCAAACAAGAAATCAACTAGAAAAAATAAAGCCAACTTACATTTTAGAATCTTTAGCAACTTTAGAAACCATATTATAA
- a CDS encoding TIGR03364 family FAD-dependent oxidoreductase — protein sequence MNNKYDLIIVGGGVLGTFHAYNAIKLGLSVAILEKGAKPQGATVKNFGQVVPSGMNQKWQNFGRKSLDIYKSIQKEFDISVKENGTVYLASNDDEVQLLEELYQINKTNSYTSQMLTKQQCLNKYSGLKSSYCKAGLFFPEEVTVEPRTMIDKLHSYMSRTLKTPIHYNRTVIDVQEINEECVVKTADNGVFKAAKVIICNGSDFKALYSSIYNESDLVVSKLQMMQTKPQKNYKLQGSILTGLTIRRYEAFEECASWKTIKAKENSDSFEKKYGVHILFKQASDGSVILGDSHEYAAAKNIENLGFDLNMEIDNFMIDEAKKIIDLPTYEIQQRWAGYYSQCKNSDIFEHKIGNNIHIVTGIGGKGMTGSAGYSIESLQKII from the coding sequence ATGAATAATAAATATGATTTAATAATTGTTGGAGGTGGAGTTTTGGGAACTTTTCATGCATACAATGCTATAAAATTAGGCTTGTCTGTTGCTATTTTAGAAAAAGGCGCTAAACCTCAAGGTGCTACTGTAAAGAATTTCGGACAAGTAGTTCCTTCCGGGATGAATCAAAAATGGCAAAATTTTGGAAGAAAAAGTTTAGATATTTATAAATCGATTCAAAAAGAATTCGATATATCAGTAAAAGAAAATGGTACCGTTTATTTAGCTTCTAATGATGACGAAGTTCAGTTATTAGAAGAGTTATACCAAATAAATAAAACAAATAGTTATACTTCACAAATGCTTACAAAACAACAGTGTTTAAATAAATACAGTGGTTTAAAAAGTAGTTATTGTAAAGCGGGTTTATTTTTTCCTGAAGAAGTAACTGTAGAACCAAGAACGATGATTGATAAATTACATTCTTATATGTCTAGAACATTAAAAACGCCTATTCATTATAATAGAACTGTAATTGATGTTCAAGAAATAAATGAAGAATGTGTTGTTAAAACAGCAGATAATGGCGTATTTAAAGCGGCAAAAGTTATTATTTGTAATGGTAGCGATTTTAAGGCTCTTTATTCATCAATATATAATGAAAGTGATTTAGTGGTTTCAAAATTACAAATGATGCAAACCAAGCCTCAAAAAAATTATAAACTTCAAGGTTCTATTTTAACTGGTTTAACCATAAGAAGGTATGAAGCTTTTGAAGAATGTGCATCTTGGAAAACAATTAAAGCTAAAGAAAATTCAGATAGTTTCGAGAAAAAGTATGGTGTTCATATTTTATTTAAACAAGCCTCAGATGGCTCTGTAATTTTAGGAGACTCTCATGAATATGCAGCTGCTAAAAACATAGAAAATTTAGGTTTTGATTTAAATATGGAGATTGATAATTTTATGATTGATGAAGCAAAAAAAATTATTGATTTACCAACTTATGAAATTCAGCAACGTTGGGCAGGTTACTACAGCCAATGTAAGAATAGCGATATTTTTGAACATAAAATAGGTAATAATATTCATATTGTTACTGGTATTGGCGGAAAAGGGATGACGGGTAGTGCAGGTTACTCTATAGAAAGTTTACAAAAAATAATTTAA
- a CDS encoding DUF5690 family protein, translating into MSLKFLLRASLAAFGTYFCMYAFRKPFTVATFQELSYFGVDYKVLLIIAQVLGYTLSKFIGIKVISEMRPNKRRFYLVGFILFAELALLGFAIVPAPYNILFLFLNGLPLGMIWGIVFSYIEGRKASELLGVILSSSFIVSSGAVKSVGKIVLDTININEFWMPFVTGAIFIIPLLFFAWMLEKLEPPTAEDKFLKTERKTLSRLERKKLFKQFFFPLICIVIFYTLLTSVRDFRDNFAREIWDSLGYQNASIFSISEIPIAIIVLVTLGYIGSITKNYKAFMYYHYVLIVACFLIITSTYLFQNNLITPLTWMIVSGLGLYSSYVPFNGIFFDRMIATYKVDGNVGFLIYIADAFGYLGSILILLYKNFGQKDISWLTFFTNTMYFLGFLGLILTISCYYYFKYKNKKTFNKLPVYE; encoded by the coding sequence ATGAGTTTAAAATTTTTATTAAGAGCTTCTTTAGCAGCATTTGGCACCTATTTTTGTATGTATGCTTTTAGGAAACCTTTTACTGTTGCTACTTTTCAAGAACTCTCTTATTTTGGAGTAGATTACAAAGTTTTGCTTATAATTGCTCAAGTATTGGGGTATACTCTTTCTAAGTTTATAGGTATAAAAGTAATCTCTGAAATGAGACCAAACAAGAGAAGGTTCTACTTGGTTGGTTTTATTCTTTTTGCAGAATTAGCACTTTTAGGTTTTGCAATTGTACCAGCACCTTATAATATATTGTTTTTATTTTTAAATGGGTTGCCTTTAGGGATGATTTGGGGTATTGTGTTTTCATATATTGAAGGTAGAAAAGCTTCTGAACTATTAGGGGTAATACTTTCTTCTAGTTTTATAGTTTCCTCTGGTGCTGTGAAATCTGTTGGTAAGATAGTGTTAGATACTATAAATATTAATGAATTTTGGATGCCTTTTGTTACAGGAGCAATTTTTATAATTCCATTATTATTTTTTGCATGGATGCTAGAAAAACTAGAACCACCAACAGCGGAAGATAAATTTTTAAAAACAGAAAGAAAAACATTAAGTAGGTTAGAGAGAAAGAAACTTTTTAAACAATTCTTTTTTCCTTTAATATGTATTGTAATATTTTATACATTATTAACTTCTGTAAGAGATTTTAGAGATAATTTTGCAAGAGAAATATGGGATTCTTTAGGGTATCAAAACGCGTCAATTTTTAGTATTTCAGAAATTCCTATTGCAATTATAGTTTTAGTAACTCTAGGTTATATTGGTAGTATTACTAAAAACTATAAGGCTTTTATGTATTATCACTATGTATTAATTGTTGCTTGTTTTTTAATCATAACATCTACTTATTTATTTCAAAATAACCTAATAACACCTTTAACTTGGATGATTGTATCTGGCTTAGGTCTCTACAGCTCATATGTGCCTTTTAATGGTATTTTCTTTGATAGAATGATTGCTACTTACAAAGTAGATGGTAATGTTGGTTTTCTAATTTATATAGCAGATGCTTTTGGCTACTTAGGAAGTATATTAATATTACTCTATAAAAACTTCGGACAAAAAGATATTTCTTGGTTAACCTTTTTTACAAATACAATGTATTTTCTTGGTTTTTTAGGATTAATACTTACTATTTCTTGTTACTACTATTTTAAATATAAAAATAAAAAGACGTTTAATAAATTACCAGTATATGAATAA
- a CDS encoding TonB-dependent receptor, with translation MNYFRIIISILFTILTTSIAIAQKATVIGVISDGKYPLPGASVTILNTTTGTTTDFDGKFRLNNLEKEFAELQISFIGFNTKKVKVNFLEGKLINLETIILKASSENLEEIVIASGTRRNSEARALNMQKNSFAIMNVIAADGIGKLPDRNAAETVQRIQGISIERDQGEGRFVSIRGLPPYWASTTINGNRLPTAEEETTTRATAFDFFPSEMIAYVQASKAITPDMEGDGIGGSVNFITQTAPSKETLSITVGSGTNIKAAKANHNISFTYGNRTTDGKFGFLVNVSNWKRNWATDNFEARRSGDQGVFRLELRDYTGVRETTGINTALDYKLNENNKFIFKGVYGTLTDNESHYKHRIRFDKFDEATNTSRVELQNIHNELITALTSFDVGGEHILNDGNGKLTWNLGSYENEFKYGNVPNAEDNSYFILKFNQSNIGIKPEYAVSKADGAGDHRAYWAVDGGPLDFKNPSTIFNVFSDPNFKLDPAQQVLASDGLNFYKVYVNEKDRVVASANYNLDVNNTFTFKLGGKYRDKLRVAEYGDYFYKFNGGKVTLADLSESLTTQPGRNNFLSEFASNAAASFNKVLSTKGMSEFYNLNQDKFDFIPSDSDALSSGGGLSRNFTVYEKQYAGYAMGTLKASQSLTLIGGVRLENTNTTVEGYSYNEDNKQLERVSNTKTYNAWLPMLHAKLKISDRTNLRAAVTRTFARPNFGDISPGVSFSEADNEAQGGNPNLNPTFSWNGDLLFEHYFSNVGVFNAGVFYKKLKDPVFSSTTIVNEIETKRPENGGEAFITGLEIGSNIRFDVFTKNKFLRNFGVQLNGTFMNSEMIIPNGGENGDDRKVSIPYQANALYNAQLFYESDKVNVRLAFNHKGKYAVDFGNKDINDEYYGKYATLDLSASFNLTKNLTFFTDVNNILNEPLIYHYGKNDTERPKQVEFYGVKASAGLKYSL, from the coding sequence ATGAATTATTTTAGAATAATAATAAGCATTTTATTTACCATACTTACAACAAGTATTGCTATTGCGCAGAAAGCAACAGTAATTGGTGTTATTAGTGACGGAAAATACCCTTTACCTGGAGCAAGTGTTACTATTTTAAATACCACAACAGGTACTACAACAGATTTTGATGGGAAATTTAGATTAAATAACCTAGAAAAAGAATTTGCAGAGTTACAAATATCTTTTATTGGCTTCAATACAAAGAAGGTAAAAGTAAACTTTCTAGAAGGTAAACTAATAAATTTAGAAACCATTATTTTAAAAGCTTCTTCAGAAAATTTAGAAGAAATTGTAATTGCTAGTGGCACTAGAAGAAATAGTGAAGCAAGAGCTTTAAATATGCAAAAAAACTCTTTTGCAATTATGAATGTTATTGCTGCAGATGGTATTGGAAAATTACCAGATAGAAACGCCGCAGAAACAGTGCAACGTATTCAGGGAATTTCTATAGAAAGAGATCAAGGAGAAGGACGTTTTGTTTCTATACGTGGTTTACCACCATACTGGGCATCTACAACTATTAACGGTAATAGGTTGCCAACAGCAGAAGAAGAAACAACAACACGTGCAACAGCTTTTGATTTCTTTCCGTCTGAAATGATTGCTTATGTGCAGGCTTCTAAAGCAATTACACCAGATATGGAAGGTGATGGTATTGGTGGTTCTGTAAACTTTATTACACAAACGGCACCTTCAAAAGAAACACTTTCTATTACTGTTGGCTCTGGTACAAATATTAAAGCAGCAAAAGCAAACCATAATATTTCTTTTACTTATGGTAACAGAACAACAGATGGTAAGTTCGGTTTCTTGGTAAATGTGTCTAATTGGAAAAGAAATTGGGCAACAGATAACTTTGAAGCAAGAAGGTCTGGAGATCAAGGAGTTTTTAGATTAGAATTAAGAGATTATACAGGCGTTAGAGAAACTACAGGAATTAATACTGCACTAGATTATAAATTGAATGAGAATAATAAATTTATTTTTAAAGGAGTTTACGGTACATTAACAGATAATGAATCTCATTACAAACATAGAATTAGGTTTGATAAATTTGATGAAGCGACCAATACGTCTAGAGTAGAGTTACAAAACATTCATAACGAATTAATAACAGCATTAACTTCTTTTGATGTTGGTGGTGAGCATATTCTTAATGATGGAAATGGCAAGCTAACTTGGAATTTAGGAAGTTATGAAAATGAGTTTAAATATGGAAATGTACCAAATGCAGAAGACAATAGCTATTTTATTTTAAAATTTAATCAATCTAATATAGGTATTAAGCCAGAATATGCAGTTTCTAAAGCAGATGGCGCGGGAGACCATAGAGCATATTGGGCTGTAGATGGAGGGCCTTTAGACTTTAAGAATCCTTCAACTATTTTTAATGTATTTTCAGACCCTAATTTTAAATTAGATCCAGCGCAACAAGTATTGGCTTCAGATGGGTTAAATTTTTATAAGGTATATGTAAATGAAAAAGATAGAGTTGTTGCTTCTGCAAATTATAACCTAGATGTAAATAATACCTTCACGTTTAAATTAGGTGGTAAATACAGAGACAAATTACGAGTTGCAGAATATGGAGATTACTTTTATAAATTTAATGGAGGAAAGGTCACTTTAGCAGATTTGTCTGAGAGTTTGACAACGCAACCAGGAAGAAATAATTTTTTGAGTGAATTTGCCTCTAATGCTGCTGCTTCTTTTAATAAAGTACTTTCTACTAAAGGAATGAGTGAGTTTTATAACTTAAATCAAGATAAATTTGATTTTATACCTTCAGATTCAGACGCTTTATCTTCTGGCGGTGGTTTGTCTAGAAACTTTACCGTTTATGAAAAACAATACGCTGGTTATGCAATGGGTACTTTAAAAGCATCGCAAAGTTTAACTTTAATAGGAGGAGTTCGTTTAGAAAACACAAATACTACTGTAGAAGGTTATAGTTATAATGAAGACAACAAGCAATTAGAAAGAGTTAGCAATACAAAAACGTATAATGCTTGGTTACCAATGTTGCACGCTAAATTAAAAATATCTGATAGAACAAATTTAAGAGCTGCAGTAACAAGAACTTTTGCAAGACCAAATTTTGGAGATATCTCTCCGGGTGTTTCTTTTAGTGAAGCAGATAACGAAGCACAAGGCGGTAACCCTAACCTAAATCCTACTTTTTCTTGGAATGGAGATCTTTTATTTGAACATTATTTTTCTAATGTAGGTGTATTTAATGCTGGTGTATTTTATAAAAAATTAAAAGACCCAGTTTTTTCTTCAACAACTATAGTAAACGAAATAGAAACTAAAAGACCAGAAAATGGAGGAGAAGCATTTATTACTGGTTTAGAAATAGGTAGTAACATTCGTTTTGATGTGTTTACAAAAAATAAATTTTTAAGAAACTTTGGAGTACAATTAAACGGAACATTTATGAATTCTGAAATGATTATTCCTAATGGGGGTGAAAATGGAGATGATAGAAAGGTTTCTATTCCTTATCAAGCAAATGCGTTGTACAATGCTCAATTATTTTATGAGTCAGACAAAGTTAATGTTCGGTTAGCATTTAATCATAAAGGTAAATATGCGGTAGACTTTGGTAATAAAGATATAAATGATGAGTATTATGGTAAATATGCTACGTTAGACTTATCGGCATCCTTCAACCTTACTAAAAACCTTACCTTTTTTACAGATGTTAATAATATTTTAAATGAACCATTAATTTATCATTATGGTAAAAACGATACAGAAAGACCAAAACAAGTAGAGTTTTATGGCGTAAAAGCTAGTGCAGGGTTAAAATATAGTTTGTAA
- a CDS encoding twin-arginine translocase TatA/TatE family subunit, whose product MNTTFLFISGPEIMVIMLIVVMVFGADKIPEIARGLGKGIRQVKDATNDIKREIKDSSDKVSVDTDITKDITKEIDSVKDNIDHFTGPIKRQF is encoded by the coding sequence ATGAATACAACTTTCTTATTTATTAGCGGTCCGGAAATAATGGTTATCATGTTAATTGTGGTAATGGTTTTTGGTGCGGACAAAATTCCTGAAATTGCCAGAGGTTTAGGGAAAGGAATTCGTCAAGTAAAAGACGCAACAAATGATATTAAAAGAGAAATAAAAGACAGTTCTGATAAAGTAAGTGTAGATACAGACATCACGAAAGATATTACCAAAGAAATTGATTCTGTTAAAGACAATATCGATCATTTTACAGGACCAATAAAAAGACAGTTCTAG
- a CDS encoding O-methyltransferase, translating into MHFLPEKIDNYVVAHSQVEPIILQELTKETWQKVLNPRMLSGAFQGRILSMISKLIQPENILEIGTYTGYSALCLAEGLTSEGKIITIDKNEELETLQNKYFEKSGFRDKITQFVGNAIDIIPTIDTKFDLVFIDADKSNYINYFHLIIDKMNSGGIILSDNVLWSGKVVEALDPKDIDTKVLLDYNKLLNEDARIETVLLPIRDGLTISRVK; encoded by the coding sequence ATGCATTTCCTTCCAGAAAAAATAGATAATTACGTTGTAGCACACTCACAAGTAGAACCTATTATTTTACAAGAGTTAACAAAAGAAACTTGGCAAAAAGTACTAAACCCTAGAATGTTAAGTGGTGCTTTTCAAGGACGGATTTTATCGATGATTTCTAAATTAATTCAACCTGAAAATATTTTAGAGATTGGTACGTATACAGGGTATTCTGCGCTGTGTTTAGCAGAAGGTTTAACTTCCGAAGGAAAAATAATTACAATCGATAAGAATGAAGAATTAGAAACACTTCAAAATAAGTACTTTGAAAAATCTGGATTCCGAGATAAAATAACACAGTTTGTTGGCAACGCAATTGATATTATACCAACTATTGATACAAAATTTGATCTGGTTTTTATTGATGCAGATAAGTCTAACTACATTAATTATTTTCATTTAATTATTGATAAAATGAATTCAGGAGGAATTATTTTATCTGATAATGTATTATGGAGCGGTAAGGTTGTTGAAGCATTAGACCCAAAAGATATCGATACAAAAGTACTTTTAGATTATAATAAACTACTGAATGAAGATGCTAGAATAGAGACTGTTTTGTTACCAATTAGAGATGGTTTAACAATTAGTAGAGTAAAGTAA
- a CDS encoding sigma-70 family RNA polymerase sigma factor: MAEKTHTLNSNKWIDNYADYLYNYSISRVNNSDLAKDLVQETFFAGLKSAKNFQGKASERTWLVSILKRKIIDHYRKINSNKGKAEVRMNFYNDGENEGDWLEERVPQSWDNASEKNIENEELRNQLEVCINKLPEKYAMVFRMKTVQEFETEEICKELDITSSNLWVIIHRARTQLRKCMEDNWFNN, encoded by the coding sequence ATGGCAGAAAAAACACACACTTTAAATTCTAATAAATGGATTGATAATTATGCAGATTACTTGTATAATTACTCAATTTCTCGTGTAAATAATAGCGATTTAGCTAAAGACCTTGTTCAAGAAACTTTTTTTGCAGGATTAAAATCTGCTAAGAATTTTCAAGGAAAAGCTTCTGAAAGAACCTGGTTGGTGTCTATTTTGAAGAGAAAAATTATTGATCATTATAGAAAAATTAACTCTAATAAAGGAAAAGCCGAAGTTAGAATGAATTTTTATAATGATGGCGAAAATGAAGGAGATTGGCTAGAAGAACGCGTACCACAAAGTTGGGACAATGCCTCTGAAAAAAATATAGAAAATGAAGAATTGAGAAATCAATTAGAAGTTTGTATTAATAAGTTACCAGAAAAATATGCAATGGTTTTTAGAATGAAAACCGTACAAGAGTTTGAAACAGAAGAAATTTGTAAGGAGTTAGATATTACTTCGTCAAATTTATGGGTTATTATCCATAGAGCTAGAACTCAGTTAAGAAAGTGTATGGAAGATAACTGGTTTAATAATTAA
- the panB gene encoding 3-methyl-2-oxobutanoate hydroxymethyltransferase, translated as MSVAKKQYKRVTVKSLVDMKANGEKISMLTAYDYTMAKILDSSGIDVLLVGDSASNVMAGHETTLPITLDQMIYHASSVVRAIERCLVVVDLPFGSYQSDPKEALRSAIRIMKESGGHSIKLEGGKEVKESIKRILNAGIPVMGHLGLTPQSIYKFGTYTVRAKEEEEADQLMEDALMLERIGCFAIVLEKVPAKLAQKVAEAISIPVIGIGAGNGVDGQVLVTHDMIGMTHEFHPRFLRRYLDLYKDMTGAFENYISDVKSGYFPSDKEQY; from the coding sequence ATGTCTGTAGCTAAGAAGCAATATAAACGTGTTACCGTAAAATCTTTGGTAGATATGAAAGCTAATGGAGAGAAAATCTCTATGTTAACTGCCTATGATTATACGATGGCAAAAATTTTAGACAGTTCTGGAATTGATGTTTTACTTGTAGGTGATTCTGCATCAAATGTAATGGCGGGTCATGAAACGACATTGCCAATTACGTTAGATCAAATGATTTATCATGCAAGTTCTGTAGTTAGAGCAATAGAACGTTGCTTGGTGGTGGTAGATTTACCTTTTGGTAGTTATCAATCGGATCCTAAAGAAGCGTTGCGTTCTGCAATTCGAATTATGAAAGAATCTGGTGGGCATTCCATAAAATTAGAAGGTGGTAAAGAAGTTAAAGAATCTATAAAGAGAATTTTAAACGCCGGAATTCCTGTAATGGGTCACTTGGGTTTAACGCCTCAATCGATCTATAAATTTGGCACCTATACCGTTAGAGCGAAAGAAGAAGAAGAAGCAGATCAATTAATGGAAGATGCTTTAATGTTAGAAAGAATTGGTTGTTTCGCTATTGTTTTAGAAAAAGTACCTGCAAAATTAGCTCAAAAAGTGGCGGAAGCAATCTCGATTCCTGTAATTGGAATTGGTGCTGGTAATGGTGTTGATGGGCAGGTTTTAGTTACACATGACATGATTGGAATGACACATGAATTTCATCCGCGTTTTTTAAGACGTTATTTAGACTTGTATAAAGACATGACGGGCGCTTTCGAAAACTATATTTCTGATGTAAAAAGTGGATATTTTCCTAGTGATAAAGAGCAGTATTAA